The Rhizobium etli 8C-3 genome has a segment encoding these proteins:
- the tnpA gene encoding IS66-like element accessory protein TnpA has protein sequence MEFLTTRKPEREVHRHWPDEVKAKIVSESLRPGTTVNEVAQRYGLRANSLSTWRTMARQGKLILPAPEDAVEFAAVIVDPPVSELPPKMLSRPEIVLGPVTIRLEEGASAARIAAIARALTAAT, from the coding sequence TTGGAGTTTCTCACAACCAGGAAGCCTGAACGTGAGGTCCACCGACATTGGCCTGATGAGGTCAAGGCGAAGATTGTTTCGGAAAGCTTGAGGCCTGGCACGACGGTCAATGAAGTTGCGCAGCGCTATGGATTGCGAGCGAACAGCCTCTCCACCTGGCGGACGATGGCACGGCAGGGCAAGCTGATCCTGCCAGCACCGGAGGATGCGGTAGAGTTCGCGGCGGTGATCGTCGATCCGCCTGTTTCGGAACTGCCGCCTAAGATGCTCAGTCGCCCCGAGATCGTCCTCGGGCCCGTCACCATCCGTCTTGAGGAAGGTGCGTCTGCTGCCCGGATCGCTGCAATCGCTCGCGCCCTGACGGCGGCGACATGA
- a CDS encoding acetyl-CoA carboxylase biotin carboxyl carrier protein has translation MDLSKIKTLIDFVGRSNIAELTVTEKDVTVRIFRASPGQGAAGEFPQKAGSPASLVPDAPSSIDKTHAVKAPVFGVLHRAPAPGEPPFVAIGDEVEEGQTLFIIEAMKVFNKIAAPRAGRITHLIEIDGGEIETGELLAEIA, from the coding sequence ATGGACCTCTCGAAGATCAAGACGCTGATCGACTTTGTCGGCCGATCGAACATTGCCGAGCTGACCGTGACGGAAAAGGACGTGACGGTTCGGATTTTCCGAGCGTCTCCGGGACAGGGGGCCGCCGGCGAGTTCCCGCAAAAAGCAGGATCTCCGGCCAGCCTTGTCCCCGATGCGCCTTCGAGCATCGACAAAACCCATGCAGTAAAGGCGCCCGTTTTCGGCGTTCTGCACCGGGCCCCGGCGCCCGGCGAGCCGCCATTCGTTGCCATCGGCGACGAGGTGGAGGAGGGGCAGACGCTCTTCATCATCGAGGCGATGAAGGTCTTCAACAAGATCGCCGCGCCGCGGGCCGGGCGCATCACGCACCTGATCGAAATCGACGGTGGCGAGATCGAGACCGGCGAACTGCTGGCGGAGATTGCCTGA
- the accC gene encoding acetyl-CoA carboxylase biotin carboxylase subunit: MLETPEQTAAAELRFDTVLIANRGEIAARIMRACRDLGLKAVAICSEADRQAPYSEAADAFLCIGPSSAGKSYLNQDAILLAARLTGAGAIHPGYGFLSENAAFADAVERAGLVFIGPAASSIATMGDKIAAKRAMMAAGVPCVPGPDTALPDEPASVERIALEIGYPVIVKASGGGGGRGMRVVPEADQLQEAIALTREEARKAFGSPSLYMEKFLQHPRHIEIQVLCDDHGNAVWLGHRDCSMQRRHQKVVEEAPAPGIAPDIIQPVGMACVEACRQIGYRGVGTFEFLYEDGAFYFIEMNTRLQVEHPVTEMTSGLDIVQAQINTAQGRVLHLAQRDVTCEGHSFECRINAEDPENFLPSAGVITHLALPQGPGIRVDTHIHAGYKVSPYYDSLIAKLIVHAPTRAKAMARMCEALAGTEIDGIATNLPFLRALFEDDAFARGETDIHYLEQWLKLRRVAA; this comes from the coding sequence ATGCTGGAAACGCCTGAACAAACCGCAGCCGCCGAACTCCGTTTCGATACTGTGCTTATCGCCAACCGCGGCGAGATCGCCGCCCGGATAATGCGCGCCTGTCGCGACCTCGGCCTCAAGGCGGTCGCCATCTGTTCCGAGGCGGACAGGCAAGCGCCTTACAGCGAAGCGGCAGACGCTTTTCTCTGCATCGGCCCGTCGAGCGCAGGCAAGAGCTATCTCAATCAGGATGCCATCCTTCTCGCGGCCCGCCTGACCGGCGCGGGCGCCATCCACCCCGGCTACGGTTTTCTGTCGGAGAACGCCGCATTCGCCGACGCGGTCGAAAGGGCGGGGCTGGTCTTCATTGGCCCGGCCGCTTCTTCGATCGCGACCATGGGCGACAAGATCGCGGCGAAGCGGGCGATGATGGCGGCCGGTGTCCCCTGCGTTCCCGGTCCTGATACCGCGCTGCCCGACGAGCCGGCTTCGGTCGAGCGCATCGCGCTGGAGATCGGTTACCCCGTTATCGTCAAAGCGTCTGGCGGCGGCGGCGGGCGCGGCATGCGCGTGGTGCCTGAGGCCGACCAGTTGCAGGAAGCGATCGCGCTGACGCGAGAAGAGGCGCGCAAAGCCTTCGGCTCGCCCTCGCTCTACATGGAGAAATTCCTCCAGCATCCGCGCCACATCGAAATACAGGTTCTTTGCGACGATCACGGCAATGCCGTTTGGCTGGGGCACCGGGACTGCTCCATGCAGCGCCGCCATCAGAAAGTGGTGGAGGAAGCACCGGCGCCCGGCATAGCACCCGATATCATCCAGCCGGTCGGCATGGCCTGCGTGGAAGCCTGCCGCCAGATTGGCTACCGGGGCGTCGGAACCTTCGAGTTCCTCTATGAGGACGGCGCTTTCTATTTCATCGAAATGAACACGCGACTTCAGGTCGAGCATCCCGTCACCGAGATGACGAGCGGGCTCGATATCGTCCAGGCGCAGATCAACACGGCGCAGGGTCGAGTTCTGCATCTCGCCCAACGCGATGTGACATGCGAAGGCCATTCTTTCGAATGCCGCATCAATGCCGAAGACCCCGAAAACTTCCTGCCGTCGGCGGGTGTCATCACTCATCTGGCTTTGCCTCAGGGACCTGGTATCCGCGTCGATACGCATATCCATGCCGGCTATAAGGTCTCGCCCTATTACGACTCGCTGATCGCCAAGCTGATCGTGCATGCGCCGACGCGGGCGAAAGCAATGGCAAGAATGTGCGAAGCGCTTGCCGGCACCGAGATCGACGGTATCGCCACCAATCTTCCCTTCCTGCGGGCCCTGTTCGAGGACGACGCTTTCGCGCGCGGCGAGACGGATATTCATTATCTCGAGCAATGGCTGAAGCTGCGGAGGGTGGCGGCATGA
- a CDS encoding acetyl-CoA carboxylase: MSAIDFSDPATIASLTAALTAAGVDGLEISRPAGQLRIVISGEGGASISSTETMPRAPGSALVVVKAPMAGYFCAEHPASTAPRTVPRSVSDADILGFIRIGHVLLPLSVGRSGVLTRLLAKPGALVGFGDPLVEIELPS; encoded by the coding sequence ATGAGCGCGATCGATTTCAGCGATCCGGCCACCATCGCATCCCTTACCGCCGCGCTGACGGCAGCCGGCGTGGACGGGCTGGAAATCTCCCGGCCGGCCGGGCAGCTTCGTATCGTCATTTCAGGGGAGGGCGGCGCCTCGATCAGCTCGACGGAGACGATGCCGCGCGCTCCGGGCTCCGCGCTGGTGGTCGTGAAGGCGCCGATGGCAGGATACTTCTGCGCCGAACATCCCGCCTCTACCGCGCCCCGAACTGTGCCGCGCTCCGTATCCGACGCCGATATCCTTGGCTTCATCAGGATTGGCCATGTGCTGCTTCCCCTCAGCGTCGGCCGTTCCGGTGTTTTGACCAGGTTGCTCGCAAAGCCGGGCGCGCTGGTCGGATTCGGTGACCCTCTGGTCGAAATCGAGCTCCCATCATGA
- the pxpB gene encoding 5-oxoprolinase subunit PxpB has product MIATTNRHAQREIVPATQNRARVSAIGTRSFLLEAPGDFELAAQRRIWALSRIVKGWEDLAEDIPGMTNLLVIFKETPQDPDAAVVRLLQAWENAQSIDLVGKCIEIPVHYGGEHASDLPALCDLSGLSDREVVRIHHEATYRVFALGSAPGFGYLHGLDPRIYMPRKTMPSLKMAKGCVTIGGMQTGVAMLTGPNGWNSIGFATLEMFDPISPNPAMMAPGDTVRFLPARIEL; this is encoded by the coding sequence ATGATCGCCACGACGAATAGACATGCGCAACGCGAGATCGTTCCGGCGACCCAAAACCGGGCGCGGGTTTCTGCGATCGGCACCCGATCCTTCCTGCTTGAAGCGCCAGGCGACTTCGAACTTGCCGCGCAGCGACGAATCTGGGCCCTGTCGCGGATCGTCAAGGGCTGGGAGGATCTTGCCGAAGATATCCCCGGGATGACCAACCTGCTGGTGATCTTCAAAGAGACGCCCCAGGATCCCGATGCGGCGGTCGTCCGGCTGCTGCAGGCATGGGAGAATGCGCAGAGCATCGATCTCGTAGGCAAGTGCATCGAAATTCCCGTCCATTACGGCGGCGAACATGCGAGCGATCTTCCGGCCCTTTGCGATCTCTCGGGCCTCAGCGATCGCGAGGTGGTGCGCATCCACCATGAAGCAACCTACCGTGTCTTCGCCTTGGGAAGCGCGCCCGGTTTCGGCTATCTGCATGGTCTCGATCCCCGTATCTACATGCCGCGAAAGACCATGCCCTCGCTGAAGATGGCGAAGGGCTGCGTTACCATCGGCGGCATGCAAACCGGCGTCGCCATGCTGACGGGCCCGAACGGCTGGAATTCCATCGGCTTTGCGACACTGGAGATGTTCGACCCAATCTCGCCGAACCCCGCCATGATGGCGCCGGGAGATACGGTGCGGTTCCTGCCCGCAAGGATCGAGCTTTGA
- a CDS encoding biotin-dependent carboxyltransferase family protein has protein sequence MIEILESGPFNTVQDLGRPGYRDIGVSASGAMDPLAARIGNILVGNDENAAAIEVQTFPFRLSFERRMAFAVTGADSNPHLDGSELLSWCAHVAEAGQVLELRQPLRLSRSYVSLGGGLDIPVVMGSRSTSLRGGFGGNAGRPLAKGDRLAVGEDLEIAMLPAPGLAIIEPATALRDVFPAPVDGVLPIRALPAGEHDLFARDGEEFWSQTWRISSRSDRTGYCLSGEPITPTTSIEMRSHGVVPGVIQVPPGGEPIVQMSDANTAGGYPKVAGVIECDLWRLGQARIGARLKFFRSTHAEARAVEQAVGRYVEDVRQTSRMVKLALKAMA, from the coding sequence TTGATCGAAATCTTGGAAAGTGGCCCTTTCAACACGGTGCAGGACCTCGGTCGTCCGGGCTATCGCGATATCGGCGTATCGGCTAGCGGCGCGATGGATCCGCTCGCGGCCCGGATCGGCAATATTCTCGTCGGCAATGATGAGAATGCGGCAGCGATCGAGGTGCAAACCTTCCCGTTCCGCCTTAGTTTCGAACGCCGCATGGCCTTTGCCGTGACCGGCGCCGACAGCAATCCTCATCTCGATGGATCGGAGCTGCTTTCTTGGTGCGCTCATGTCGCCGAAGCCGGACAGGTTCTCGAATTGAGGCAGCCCTTGCGGCTTTCTCGTTCCTATGTCTCGCTCGGAGGCGGGCTGGATATCCCTGTCGTCATGGGCTCGCGCAGCACGTCGCTTCGCGGCGGTTTCGGGGGCAATGCCGGTCGGCCACTGGCGAAGGGCGACCGGCTCGCGGTTGGCGAGGACTTGGAGATTGCGATGCTGCCGGCCCCAGGCCTTGCCATCATCGAGCCGGCGACGGCGTTGCGCGATGTCTTCCCGGCTCCCGTTGACGGCGTGCTGCCCATTCGCGCTCTGCCGGCCGGCGAGCATGATCTTTTCGCCCGAGACGGCGAAGAATTTTGGAGCCAGACCTGGAGGATTTCCTCTCGAAGCGACCGGACCGGCTACTGCTTGTCTGGCGAGCCGATCACGCCGACCACATCGATCGAGATGCGCTCCCATGGCGTCGTGCCCGGCGTGATCCAGGTACCGCCGGGCGGCGAACCGATCGTGCAGATGAGCGATGCGAATACGGCCGGCGGATATCCGAAGGTTGCCGGCGTGATCGAATGCGACCTCTGGCGGCTCGGCCAGGCCCGCATCGGCGCCCGCCTGAAATTCTTCCGCTCGACGCATGCCGAGGCCCGGGCCGTCGAACAGGCTGTTGGCCGCTATGTCGAGGATGTCAGGCAGACGTCCCGAATGGTCAAGCTGGCCCTGAAGGCCATGGCCTGA
- a CDS encoding 5-oxoprolinase subunit PxpA, with protein MKIDLNSDMGEGFGPYRLCNDEAMMKIVSSANIACGFHGGDPDTMGRMVRLARLNGIGIGAHPGLPDRLGFGRREIPFPADELRQQMLYQLGALTAIARAERVAVSHISFHAAMGNMVNRDPVLADLMMDAIATVDANLVVFVTSGSEIQKAAKRARLKTLALFLADRAYDADGKLVARGLPGAVIKDEASVRARVRQFLLDGTVQTIDRTVIAMPARSILVHSDTPGALELAGIVRGEIEATGATLAPAAELAE; from the coding sequence ATGAAAATCGATCTGAATTCCGACATGGGCGAAGGATTTGGCCCCTACCGGCTGTGCAACGATGAGGCGATGATGAAAATCGTCTCCTCGGCCAATATCGCCTGCGGCTTTCACGGTGGCGACCCCGACACCATGGGGCGCATGGTCCGGCTCGCGAGGTTGAACGGCATCGGTATCGGAGCCCACCCTGGCCTGCCCGACCGGCTGGGCTTCGGCCGGCGCGAAATACCGTTCCCGGCGGACGAGCTTCGCCAGCAGATGCTCTACCAGCTCGGCGCCCTGACAGCGATCGCCAGAGCTGAGCGGGTCGCCGTCTCACATATCAGCTTCCATGCCGCCATGGGCAACATGGTCAACCGCGACCCTGTCCTCGCCGACCTGATGATGGATGCGATAGCCACCGTCGACGCCAATCTCGTCGTCTTCGTCACGTCAGGCAGCGAGATCCAAAAGGCCGCCAAGCGCGCGCGCTTGAAGACGCTGGCGCTTTTCCTAGCGGACCGGGCCTATGATGCCGACGGCAAACTCGTCGCGCGCGGGCTCCCAGGCGCAGTCATCAAGGACGAGGCCTCGGTGCGCGCGCGTGTGCGGCAATTCCTGCTCGACGGAACCGTCCAGACGATCGACAGAACCGTCATCGCCATGCCGGCGCGCTCCATCCTGGTCCACAGCGATACGCCGGGCGCTCTCGAGCTTGCCGGCATCGTGCGCGGCGAGATCGAAGCCACGGGCGCCACGCTCGCGCCTGCTGCCGAACTCGCCGAATGA
- a CDS encoding pyridoxal phosphate-dependent aminotransferase, whose protein sequence is MSVKADRLKKVSISASAAMTQRARELAAEGIKVVSLSSGEPDFPTPAHAIEAAHVAALAGDTKYPPMDGTPALKAAIIRKFKRDNNLDYDASQIVVSGGGKQVIFNAMLATCNPGDEVVIPTPSWVSYADIVRFAGGVPVAVPCHEKTGFKLRPEELEAAITPRTKWLFLNFPNNPTGAACSRAEMAAIAEVMLRHPNVWIMTDDIYEHLVYDNFQFCTMAEVEPMLYERVLTMNGVSKAYAMTGWRLGFCAGPEELISAVSNVNGQNGGGIATLTQAAATAALDGPQDLLKERAAIYKKRRDFVLDKLSEVEGLRCHRPEGAFYIYPNISGLIGKTSKGGRKIETDVDFVMALVEEHHVATVQGAAYGMSPFFRISYATSMEKLDEGCARIAQFCRDMR, encoded by the coding sequence ATGTCCGTCAAAGCCGATCGCCTGAAGAAGGTTTCCATATCCGCATCCGCCGCCATGACCCAACGCGCCAGAGAATTGGCCGCTGAAGGGATTAAGGTCGTCAGCCTCTCCTCCGGCGAACCGGATTTCCCCACGCCGGCGCACGCGATCGAAGCCGCCCATGTGGCGGCTCTCGCAGGCGATACGAAATATCCGCCGATGGACGGCACGCCGGCGCTCAAGGCCGCCATCATCAGGAAGTTCAAGCGCGACAACAATCTCGACTACGATGCCAGCCAGATCGTCGTCTCCGGCGGCGGCAAGCAGGTGATCTTCAATGCCATGCTGGCAACCTGCAATCCCGGTGACGAGGTCGTCATTCCGACACCTTCCTGGGTCAGCTATGCCGACATCGTCAGGTTCGCCGGCGGTGTTCCGGTCGCCGTCCCCTGTCACGAGAAGACCGGCTTCAAGCTGCGTCCGGAGGAGCTGGAAGCGGCGATCACGCCGCGTACCAAATGGCTCTTCCTGAATTTCCCAAACAACCCAACCGGTGCTGCCTGCTCCCGGGCGGAGATGGCCGCCATTGCCGAAGTCATGTTGCGCCATCCCAATGTCTGGATCATGACCGACGATATCTATGAGCACCTTGTTTATGACAACTTCCAGTTCTGCACGATGGCGGAAGTCGAGCCGATGCTCTACGAGCGCGTCCTGACGATGAACGGCGTCTCGAAAGCTTACGCGATGACCGGCTGGAGGCTCGGCTTCTGCGCCGGACCAGAAGAGCTCATCTCGGCCGTCAGCAACGTCAACGGCCAGAATGGCGGCGGCATTGCGACGCTGACGCAGGCCGCGGCGACCGCAGCGCTCGACGGGCCTCAGGATCTCTTGAAGGAGCGCGCTGCAATCTACAAGAAGAGACGGGACTTCGTCCTCGACAAATTGTCCGAGGTTGAGGGCCTGCGCTGCCACAGACCCGAAGGCGCCTTTTACATCTATCCCAATATATCGGGGCTGATCGGCAAGACGAGCAAGGGCGGACGAAAGATCGAAACCGATGTCGATTTTGTAATGGCGCTGGTGGAGGAGCATCATGTCGCAACCGTGCAAGGCGCCGCTTACGGAATGAGCCCCTTCTTCCGCATTTCCTACGCCACGAGCATGGAAAAACTCGACGAAGGCTGCGCGCGCATAGCGCAATTCTGCCGGGACATGCGCTGA
- the nac gene encoding nitrogen assimilation transcriptional regulator NAC, with translation MRLCKHAARADQNGTPILMDIRRLKSFIVIVDSGSITRAADLLHIAQPALSQQLAALEEHFGHKLLIRSQQGVSMTDAGHAVYRHAQIILRQMEQAQADASAAGNSLAGRVSVGLVPFSSAATLSVDLLAETRKLHPGILLHLTESVGQTYSQMIMNGRLEMALLHGTGPIKGVRFEPILSEEFFLVAHRDFAIEAAAKPVPVSALDGMPMLLPPAYNFVRRAVDTTFTRTRTNLKVVAEVEIVRTLARAVASGLGATIMPRAIADRIVSESSEPLICRLVSPRIEETLSLCVSDQNPLSEPALAVRDILLCLTAQLKT, from the coding sequence ATGCGCCTCTGCAAACATGCGGCCCGTGCAGACCAGAATGGTACCCCGATCCTCATGGACATCAGACGCCTCAAATCCTTCATCGTGATCGTCGACAGCGGCAGCATCACGCGAGCGGCGGATCTTTTGCATATCGCCCAGCCGGCTCTCAGCCAGCAGCTTGCAGCGCTGGAGGAGCATTTCGGCCACAAGTTGCTAATCCGCAGCCAGCAAGGTGTGAGTATGACCGATGCGGGGCATGCGGTGTATCGCCACGCCCAGATCATCCTCCGGCAGATGGAGCAGGCGCAGGCCGATGCATCGGCGGCCGGCAATTCGCTTGCGGGGCGCGTCTCCGTCGGTCTCGTGCCCTTCAGCAGTGCTGCGACGCTCTCGGTCGACCTCCTGGCGGAAACCAGAAAACTGCACCCTGGCATCCTGTTGCATCTGACCGAAAGCGTCGGCCAGACGTACAGCCAGATGATCATGAACGGCCGGCTGGAAATGGCGCTGCTCCATGGAACCGGGCCGATCAAGGGCGTGCGGTTTGAACCGATACTCAGTGAAGAGTTCTTTCTGGTCGCCCATCGCGACTTCGCGATCGAGGCGGCTGCGAAACCCGTTCCGGTCAGTGCTCTCGACGGGATGCCGATGCTGTTGCCGCCAGCCTATAATTTCGTCCGCCGCGCGGTCGATACCACCTTCACGCGCACCCGCACCAATCTGAAAGTCGTAGCGGAAGTCGAAATCGTCCGCACCCTGGCCCGCGCTGTCGCGAGCGGTCTCGGCGCGACGATCATGCCGCGGGCCATTGCCGATCGCATCGTCTCGGAATCGAGCGAGCCGCTGATCTGCCGGCTCGTCTCGCCCAGGATAGAGGAAACCCTTTCGCTTTGCGTTTCAGATCAGAATCCTTTGTCGGAGCCTGCCCTTGCCGTTCGCGACATTCTTCTTTGTCTGACGGCGCAACTGAAAACGTAA
- a CDS encoding SDR family oxidoreductase — protein sequence MPFSDYKTALVTGASSGIGAAVVERLRQENIEVHAVARSGQALQMLAARTGCIPHVIDVTDRPAMAELAGRVEFDILVNNAGVDRPKKFLEADESDIDLLIDVNLRAVLHLCRLVVPGMVARDRGHVINISSIAGTYNFGGNSSYHATKAGVSMLSNQLRIDAFGKRVRVTEICPGRVATDIFNHVHGNDPSVRERFVDGFELPQATDIADAIAFAIAAPVAVNIGHMEITPTLQVMGGLQTAKPQPEAKSNQSGEPTP from the coding sequence ATGCCATTCTCCGACTACAAGACCGCGCTGGTAACTGGCGCATCGTCCGGAATCGGTGCAGCCGTTGTCGAGCGGCTGCGCCAGGAGAACATCGAGGTCCATGCCGTTGCCCGCAGTGGCCAAGCGCTGCAGATGCTGGCTGCGCGGACGGGCTGCATCCCTCATGTCATCGATGTGACCGACCGTCCCGCGATGGCCGAGCTCGCGGGTAGAGTAGAATTCGATATTCTCGTCAACAATGCCGGCGTCGACCGACCGAAGAAATTCCTCGAAGCCGACGAGAGCGATATCGATCTGCTCATCGACGTCAATCTTCGCGCGGTCCTGCACCTCTGCCGCCTGGTCGTGCCCGGCATGGTGGCGAGGGATCGCGGCCACGTCATCAATATCTCGTCGATCGCCGGTACCTATAATTTCGGCGGCAACTCGTCCTATCATGCCACCAAGGCCGGGGTGAGCATGCTCTCTAACCAGCTGCGCATCGACGCGTTCGGCAAGCGTGTCCGGGTCACGGAGATCTGCCCCGGCCGTGTGGCTACGGACATCTTCAATCACGTCCATGGCAACGATCCCAGCGTCCGCGAACGGTTCGTCGATGGCTTCGAACTGCCGCAGGCGACCGATATTGCCGACGCTATTGCCTTCGCAATCGCAGCTCCAGTCGCGGTCAACATCGGACATATGGAAATCACGCCGACGCTGCAGGTCATGGGCGGCCTGCAGACGGCAAAGCCGCAGCCCGAGGCGAAGTCGAATCAATCCGGGGAGCCGACCCCGTGA
- a CDS encoding amino acid ABC transporter permease, which translates to MIGFDLSAILGHPEYAAMLLHGVEMTFIIYAGSWSLAMALALVLLGVRLSPFRFGDPLVAAYVSYHRNVPTLVQLMLWYFGIFTLMPSGMATWLAGHNAEAIFAVIGLGLCQAAYFSEDLRSGVRSVGDGQMQAARALGHGYVSAMRFVIIPQGVRNALPPLVNHSVSLFKNSSLAVVIGASELTHAVKEIDNLSFRTFEIYLIGTVLYLSFSLVIMSIGAYVSMRADPAWRARA; encoded by the coding sequence GTGATCGGCTTCGACCTTTCGGCAATCCTGGGGCATCCCGAATATGCCGCCATGCTACTGCATGGCGTCGAGATGACCTTCATCATCTATGCCGGGTCGTGGTCGCTGGCAATGGCGCTCGCACTTGTGCTGCTGGGTGTGCGCCTGTCGCCCTTTCGCTTCGGCGATCCGTTGGTCGCCGCTTACGTTTCCTATCATCGAAACGTCCCCACTCTGGTGCAGCTCATGCTCTGGTATTTCGGCATCTTCACGCTGATGCCAAGCGGCATGGCGACATGGCTTGCAGGCCATAATGCAGAGGCGATCTTTGCGGTGATCGGGCTCGGGCTCTGCCAGGCGGCCTATTTCAGCGAAGATCTCCGTTCGGGCGTGCGGTCGGTCGGTGACGGCCAGATGCAGGCCGCCCGCGCCCTCGGCCATGGCTACGTCTCGGCGATGCGTTTCGTCATCATACCGCAGGGGGTGCGCAATGCTTTGCCGCCGCTCGTCAATCACAGCGTTTCCCTGTTCAAGAACAGCAGCCTCGCCGTCGTCATCGGCGCGTCGGAATTGACGCACGCCGTCAAGGAGATCGATAACCTCAGCTTCCGAACCTTCGAAATCTATTTGATCGGCACGGTTCTCTACCTGTCCTTCTCGCTCGTGATCATGAGCATCGGCGCCTATGTGTCGATGCGCGCGGATCCTGCGTGGAGGGCGCGCGCATGA
- a CDS encoding amino acid ABC transporter permease, with amino-acid sequence MIEDMIAIIRDYWLLLLIGQYPNGPLGGLANTLILSALSIALAFPASILFALARLSKSPLLRWPATALVYFTRGVPLLMLILWSYFLVPLLTGADVPSFVTMLTTLVVYQSAFLSEVVRAGIVALGPGQMDAARALGHSYIGAMRCIILPQALYNMIPSIISTFVSTIKDTTLGYVINVPDLTFAASQVNNQLLTQPFQVFLLLAIVYFVICWTLTYFANRLERRITRRRAGLLSVPAAPLVAPSKIVSEQL; translated from the coding sequence ATGATCGAGGACATGATCGCCATCATCCGCGACTACTGGCTGCTGCTTTTGATTGGCCAATATCCGAACGGGCCGCTAGGCGGGCTCGCCAACACGCTGATCCTTTCCGCACTCAGCATCGCTCTCGCCTTTCCGGCGAGCATCCTGTTCGCACTGGCGCGGCTCTCCAAATCTCCGCTGCTTCGCTGGCCGGCCACTGCCCTTGTTTATTTCACCCGAGGCGTGCCGCTCCTGATGCTCATCCTGTGGAGCTATTTCCTGGTGCCGCTGCTGACGGGCGCCGATGTGCCGAGTTTCGTCACGATGCTGACGACGCTGGTGGTCTATCAAAGCGCATTCCTCAGCGAAGTCGTCCGGGCCGGTATCGTCGCGCTGGGACCAGGCCAGATGGATGCAGCACGTGCGCTTGGTCACAGCTATATCGGCGCGATGCGCTGCATCATCCTGCCGCAAGCACTCTACAACATGATCCCCAGCATCATCTCCACCTTCGTCTCGACGATCAAGGACACCACACTCGGCTATGTGATCAACGTGCCGGACCTCACCTTTGCGGCAAGCCAGGTCAACAACCAGCTCCTGACGCAACCTTTCCAGGTCTTCCTCCTCCTGGCGATCGTCTACTTCGTCATCTGCTGGACCCTAACCTACTTCGCAAATCGCCTCGAGCGGCGCATTACGCGGCGACGTGCGGGACTGCTCAGCGTCCCCGCCGCCCCCCTCGTCGCGCCATCGAAAATCGTATCGGAGCAGCTATGA
- a CDS encoding amino acid ABC transporter ATP-binding protein: protein MIMSVSAQESQTIRLLQVCKSYGDYPVLKDIDAQVARGEVVVICGPSGSGKSTLIRTINRLEEINSGSITLDGQNIHASMRAKELNVMRSRIGFVFQNFNLFPHLSVTENVSMSPIRVKGVTPDVAHEKALKLLDRVGLADKASAYPGQLSGGQQQRVAIARALAMEPPVMLFDEPTSALDPEMVGEVLAVMKSLAKEGMTMLCVTHEMGFAREVADRIWFIDAGQIIEMATPEDFFSNPRHPRAQRFLADLRH, encoded by the coding sequence ATGATCATGTCAGTTTCAGCACAGGAATCGCAGACAATCCGGCTTTTGCAGGTCTGCAAGAGCTATGGCGACTATCCGGTCCTGAAGGACATCGATGCGCAGGTCGCACGCGGCGAGGTGGTCGTCATCTGCGGTCCATCAGGTTCAGGAAAATCAACGCTGATCCGCACGATCAATCGCCTGGAAGAGATCAACAGCGGATCGATCACGCTCGACGGGCAGAACATTCACGCCTCAATGCGGGCGAAGGAGCTCAACGTAATGCGCAGCCGGATCGGCTTCGTATTCCAGAACTTCAATCTTTTTCCGCATCTTTCGGTCACTGAGAACGTGTCGATGTCGCCGATCAGGGTGAAGGGCGTTACGCCTGATGTCGCCCACGAAAAGGCCCTCAAGCTCCTCGACCGGGTCGGCCTTGCCGACAAGGCCAGCGCCTATCCCGGCCAGCTGTCGGGCGGCCAGCAGCAGCGGGTGGCGATCGCGCGCGCTCTTGCCATGGAACCGCCGGTGATGCTGTTCGACGAGCCGACGAGCGCGCTCGATCCTGAAATGGTTGGTGAGGTGCTCGCCGTCATGAAGAGCCTGGCCAAGGAGGGCATGACCATGCTCTGCGTCACTCATGAGATGGGTTTCGCACGCGAGGTCGCGGATCGGATCTGGTTCATCGACGCCGGTCAGATCATCGAAATGGCGACCCCTGAAGACTTCTTCAGCAATCCACGCCACCCTCGGGCTCAGCGTTTCCTCGCTGATCTCAGGCACTGA